One Mycobacterium sp. SMC-4 DNA window includes the following coding sequences:
- a CDS encoding NAD(P)/FAD-dependent oxidoreductase codes for MSHGDRHFDVVILGGGNAGISAAARLIRAGLRDVAVIEPQTVHTYRPLLSYVGGGQADLSAAERTQRSVTPRECTWIRDHALAVDADRATVHCDSGRTYRYTDLIVGTGLVPDTAELPGIDTAIQAPTVTSNYLDHAEKTWRLVRALPPGGRAVFTVPRPPVSCTGTTVKPLFLAADHWRRTGRQTALDLTLVVDRPSLLGITEIDSRVSEALQQLGVRVRYDSRVETVDVDAGELTIASSGAAETLDFDLLHIVPPFRGPSWVHESGLAGQNPHGLVDIDAGTLRHRSRPDVWAAGDGAAVDTDPSGGALRRQIATLVHNLLAARRGQALAHYDGYSVAPITTDARHLIAGEFYRSGAIASSLPSFVDSTKPRRSAWVFDRYILPRLYWRQILKGRL; via the coding sequence ATGTCTCATGGCGACCGCCACTTCGACGTCGTTATCCTGGGCGGCGGCAACGCCGGCATCAGCGCTGCGGCCCGCCTGATCCGAGCGGGGCTGCGCGACGTCGCGGTCATCGAACCGCAGACCGTGCACACCTACCGGCCGCTACTGTCCTACGTCGGCGGCGGGCAGGCCGACCTGAGCGCTGCCGAACGCACCCAGCGATCGGTGACGCCGCGCGAATGCACGTGGATCCGGGATCACGCGCTGGCCGTGGACGCCGACCGGGCCACCGTGCACTGCGACTCCGGGCGGACCTACCGCTACACCGATCTCATCGTCGGCACCGGGCTGGTGCCCGACACCGCCGAACTGCCCGGCATCGACACCGCGATCCAGGCCCCGACCGTCACGAGCAACTACCTCGACCACGCCGAGAAGACGTGGCGGCTCGTTCGAGCGTTACCTCCCGGCGGCCGTGCGGTTTTCACCGTTCCTCGCCCGCCGGTCAGCTGCACCGGCACCACCGTCAAACCGCTCTTTCTGGCCGCCGATCACTGGCGGCGCACCGGCCGGCAAACCGCACTCGACCTCACCCTGGTGGTCGACCGACCCAGCCTGCTGGGCATTACGGAGATCGACAGTCGGGTCTCGGAAGCGTTGCAGCAGTTGGGTGTACGCGTGCGGTACGACTCGCGCGTCGAGACCGTCGACGTCGACGCCGGCGAGCTGACGATCGCGAGTTCCGGTGCGGCCGAGACGCTGGACTTCGATCTGCTGCACATCGTGCCGCCCTTCCGGGGACCGAGCTGGGTGCACGAATCGGGACTGGCCGGGCAGAACCCCCACGGATTGGTCGACATCGACGCCGGCACCCTGCGGCACCGGTCCCGGCCCGATGTCTGGGCCGCGGGTGACGGCGCGGCGGTCGACACCGACCCATCCGGGGGTGCGCTGCGGCGCCAGATCGCCACGCTGGTCCACAACCTGCTGGCCGCGCGCCGGGGACAAGCGTTGGCGCACTATGACGGCTACTCCGTCGCACCGATCACCACCGACGCTCGCCACCTGATCGCCGGCGAGTTCTACCGCTCCGGTGCGATCGCGTCGTCGCTGCCGTCCTTCGTCGATTCCACCAAACCCCGCCGCAGCGCCTGGGTTTTCGACCGCTACATCCTGCCCCGGCTGTACTGGCGCCAGATCCTCAAAGGCCGGCTGTGA
- a CDS encoding helix-turn-helix transcriptional regulator, whose protein sequence is MTVIDEDRADALFHALADRTRRDIMRRVLAGEHSVSALAGKYDVSFAAVQKHVAVLERAGLLTKRRSGREQLASGDVAAVRSVAVLLGELEQVWRGRVARIDQLISAERNKED, encoded by the coding sequence GTGACCGTGATCGATGAGGACCGGGCCGATGCCCTGTTCCACGCTCTCGCCGATCGGACCAGACGCGACATCATGCGCCGGGTGCTGGCAGGTGAACACTCGGTCTCCGCACTCGCGGGGAAGTACGACGTGAGCTTCGCCGCGGTGCAGAAACATGTCGCCGTGCTCGAAAGGGCCGGTCTGCTCACCAAGCGGCGCAGTGGCCGCGAGCAGCTGGCCAGCGGTGACGTGGCGGCGGTGCGGTCGGTGGCGGTCCTGCTCGGAGAGCTCGAGCAGGTCTGGCGCGGCCGTGTGGCCCGTATCGACCAGCTCATCTCAGCAGAAAGAAACAAGGAGGATTGA
- a CDS encoding threonine/serine exporter ThrE family protein, translated as MSAERSDGRARRRRAVNFALRGRRDPASGAGQRRRLSRGPSEQHTRKVLDLTIRLAEVMLSSGSGTADVVATAQDVAQAYQLTDCVVDVFTTTIFVSAPPTADAAPITIVRSVQARSTDYTRLSHLDELVGRITSGGVSVDEAHEAMDDLSERPHPYPRWVATAGWAGFALGIAMLMGGSWPTWILAPVTSVLIDRTLRWLNRRGTPVFFQQAAGAAIATLVAVAAYLFAGVGPTALVATGIVMLLAGMTLVGSVQDALTGYMLTAVARLGDVVFMTLGIVVGILFGLQVASLAGVEIQLQVDATEFFVLPTQPLDVALAVAGAALAGACLTITSYGRPRAIATAAAAAGTAQAVLLSLGTAGFGQVVATGTAAVGVGVLATLVSIRRQSPALVTATAGITPMLPGMAVFRAVFYFAVERDFGAGMAQALGAAATALAIGAGVVMGELLGSPLRYRAGRIGDFLRVEGPPGLRRAIGTVVALRPSADQDAARPPYQRSWSVALEPESTESPAAEPDQPDDAQGGAAGESDGR; from the coding sequence ATGAGTGCCGAACGGTCCGATGGACGGGCCCGCCGCCGCCGCGCCGTGAACTTCGCACTGCGCGGCCGGCGCGACCCAGCTTCCGGTGCGGGACAGCGCAGGCGGCTGTCCCGCGGTCCGAGCGAGCAGCACACTCGCAAGGTGCTCGATCTGACCATCCGGCTGGCCGAGGTGATGCTGTCGTCCGGCTCGGGCACCGCCGACGTCGTCGCCACCGCCCAGGACGTGGCCCAGGCGTACCAACTCACCGACTGTGTCGTCGACGTGTTCACCACCACGATTTTCGTCTCGGCGCCGCCGACCGCCGACGCCGCACCGATCACGATCGTGCGGTCGGTACAGGCCAGGTCGACGGATTACACCCGCCTTTCTCATCTCGACGAGCTGGTCGGGCGGATCACGTCGGGCGGGGTGTCGGTCGACGAAGCCCACGAGGCGATGGACGACCTCAGCGAGCGCCCTCACCCGTATCCGCGCTGGGTCGCCACCGCCGGATGGGCCGGTTTTGCGCTCGGCATCGCGATGCTGATGGGCGGTTCGTGGCCGACCTGGATTCTGGCGCCAGTCACCTCGGTGTTGATCGATCGGACTCTTCGATGGCTGAATCGCCGGGGCACGCCGGTGTTCTTTCAGCAGGCCGCCGGGGCGGCGATCGCGACACTGGTCGCCGTGGCTGCGTACCTGTTCGCCGGTGTCGGCCCTACCGCGTTGGTGGCGACCGGGATCGTGATGCTGTTGGCCGGGATGACGCTGGTGGGCTCGGTTCAGGATGCCTTGACCGGCTATATGCTCACCGCGGTGGCCCGGCTCGGGGACGTCGTGTTCATGACCTTGGGCATCGTCGTCGGCATCCTTTTCGGACTTCAGGTTGCGTCGCTGGCCGGCGTCGAGATCCAGCTCCAGGTCGACGCCACCGAATTCTTCGTGCTGCCGACACAGCCGCTGGACGTCGCGCTGGCGGTGGCCGGCGCGGCGCTGGCCGGCGCGTGCCTGACCATCACCAGTTACGGCCGCCCACGCGCGATCGCCACCGCCGCGGCGGCGGCGGGAACCGCTCAAGCGGTGCTGCTGAGTTTGGGCACGGCAGGCTTCGGCCAGGTGGTGGCAACGGGAACCGCGGCAGTCGGCGTCGGGGTGCTGGCCACTCTGGTCTCGATCCGGCGACAATCGCCGGCACTGGTCACCGCGACCGCCGGCATCACCCCGATGCTTCCCGGGATGGCCGTCTTCCGGGCGGTGTTCTATTTCGCCGTCGAGCGCGATTTCGGTGCCGGGATGGCGCAGGCGCTGGGGGCCGCAGCCACCGCCCTGGCCATCGGCGCCGGGGTGGTGATGGGCGAGTTGCTCGGCTCCCCGCTGCGCTACCGCGCGGGACGGATCGGCGACTTCTTGCGGGTCGAGGGTCCGCCCGGGTTGCGACGGGCCATCGGCACCGTGGTGGCGCTGCGACCGAGCGCCGATCAGGACGCGGCGCGGCCGCCCTATCAGCGGTCGTGGAGCGTCGCACTGGAACCGGAGTCCACCGAGTCACCCGCTGCCGAGCCCGACCAACCCGACGACGCACAGGGGGGTGCCGCCGGGGAATCCGACGGCAGGTAA
- the trxA gene encoding thioredoxin, with translation MATKNLTYDDFESTIVGSEIVLVDFWAAWCGPCRAFAPVFERSAQAHPDVVHAKVDTEHERDLAATLEISSIPTVMAFRDGVLVYRAPGAMPAAALEDLIGRVKALDMAEVRAKIAARKAG, from the coding sequence CCAAGAACCTCACCTACGACGACTTCGAGTCCACCATCGTCGGCAGCGAGATCGTGCTGGTCGATTTCTGGGCGGCATGGTGTGGCCCATGCCGCGCGTTCGCGCCGGTGTTCGAGCGCTCGGCGCAAGCCCATCCCGACGTGGTACACGCCAAGGTCGACACCGAGCACGAGCGTGATCTGGCTGCCACTCTGGAGATCAGCTCGATCCCGACGGTGATGGCCTTCCGTGACGGCGTGCTCGTCTATCGGGCGCCCGGTGCGATGCCTGCGGCAGCGCTGGAAGACCTGATCGGCCGGGTCAAGGCCCTCGACATGGCCGAGGTCCGTGCCAAGATCGCGGCGCGAAAAGCGGGTTAG
- a CDS encoding glycoside hydrolase family 6 protein — translation MTVLSVAAVAAAGTLVAPTPMSAPQVRLTSDANPLVGQPFYVNPQSKGMRALANNPDPLLEAVVNTPTAYWMDHLSTPAVDAKYIQTAQAAGTIPVLALYGIPNRDCGSYAAGGFGSAGAYRAWIDGVAAAIGPGRAAVILEPDALAMIDCLSPGQQQQRLDSIGYAVDTLTRNPGTAVYVDAGHPRWVAADVMADRLNQVGVAKARGFSLNTANFFTTAESVGYGDAISNMTGGKPFVIDTSRNGAGPVEGDDLYWCNPSGRALGARPTTDTGNPRIDAFLWVKRPGESDGACRGFPSAGTFMSQNAIDLARNAGW, via the coding sequence ATGACCGTGCTGTCAGTTGCGGCTGTGGCCGCGGCCGGGACGCTCGTGGCGCCCACGCCCATGTCGGCTCCACAGGTCCGCCTGACCAGCGATGCGAACCCTCTGGTGGGCCAGCCGTTCTACGTCAACCCGCAGTCCAAGGGCATGCGGGCGTTGGCGAACAACCCGGACCCGCTCCTGGAAGCGGTGGTCAACACGCCCACGGCGTACTGGATGGACCACCTCTCCACCCCGGCCGTCGATGCGAAGTACATCCAGACCGCTCAGGCCGCCGGGACCATTCCGGTGCTGGCGCTGTACGGAATCCCGAACCGGGACTGCGGCAGCTACGCCGCCGGCGGCTTCGGATCTGCCGGCGCCTACCGGGCGTGGATCGATGGCGTCGCCGCCGCGATCGGGCCCGGCCGTGCCGCGGTGATCCTCGAACCCGACGCGCTCGCGATGATCGACTGCCTGTCACCAGGCCAGCAGCAACAACGACTCGATTCGATCGGTTACGCCGTCGACACCCTCACCCGCAACCCCGGCACCGCCGTCTACGTCGACGCCGGGCACCCCCGCTGGGTGGCAGCCGACGTGATGGCCGACCGGCTCAACCAGGTCGGGGTCGCCAAGGCCCGCGGATTCAGCCTGAACACCGCGAACTTCTTCACCACCGCGGAGTCCGTCGGCTACGGCGACGCCATCTCGAACATGACCGGCGGCAAGCCCTTCGTGATCGACACGTCGCGCAACGGCGCGGGACCGGTCGAGGGCGACGACCTCTACTGGTGCAACCCGAGCGGTCGGGCCCTGGGTGCCCGACCCACCACCGACACCGGAAACCCGCGCATCGATGCGTTCCTGTGGGTCAAGCGGCCCGGCGAATCCGACGGCGCCTGCCGCGGCTTTCCGAGTGCCGGTACGTTCATGAGCCAGAACGCCATCGACCTGGCGCGCAACGCCGGCTGGTAG
- a CDS encoding pirin family protein, translating into MRPVEVISSRSVPLGGPRAMTVRRTLPQRARSLIGAWCFLDHYGPDDVARTGGMDVPPHPHTGLQTVSWLFEGEIEHRDSTGVHALVRPGELNLMTGGHGVAHSEVSTAATTTLHGVQLWVVLPEHARHGPRRFEHAAPAPFSLDSASARVLLGTLAGHSSTVTAHSPLLGAELVLEPRSELTLDVDTDFEHGVLVDTGTVLVEQTMLAPADLGYLAPGPDRVTLANSGDDPARVMLLGGTPFTEPVVMWWNFIGRSHDEIAEFRAEWEAESDRFGTVEGYRGRTQRLPAPPMPSVRLKPRMSPPGDGDPSAWG; encoded by the coding sequence ATGAGACCGGTCGAGGTCATCTCCAGTCGCTCCGTACCGCTCGGCGGACCACGGGCGATGACAGTGCGACGCACGCTGCCGCAGCGGGCCCGCTCCCTGATCGGGGCGTGGTGCTTCCTCGACCACTACGGCCCCGATGACGTGGCGCGCACCGGCGGCATGGACGTTCCGCCACACCCCCATACCGGGTTGCAGACGGTCAGCTGGCTCTTCGAGGGCGAGATCGAGCACCGCGACAGCACCGGGGTGCATGCGCTGGTGCGGCCCGGTGAGCTCAACCTGATGACCGGTGGGCACGGTGTCGCCCACTCCGAGGTCTCGACGGCAGCCACCACCACTCTGCACGGCGTGCAGTTGTGGGTCGTCCTGCCCGAACACGCCCGGCACGGTCCGCGGCGATTCGAACACGCAGCGCCCGCACCGTTCTCGCTGGACAGCGCCTCCGCGCGGGTGCTGCTGGGCACCTTGGCCGGGCACAGCTCCACGGTCACAGCACACAGCCCGCTGCTCGGCGCCGAACTCGTGTTGGAGCCGCGCTCGGAGCTGACCCTCGACGTCGACACCGACTTCGAACACGGCGTCCTCGTCGACACCGGCACGGTCCTGGTCGAGCAGACCATGCTGGCCCCCGCAGATCTGGGTTATCTGGCGCCGGGACCAGACCGGGTGACGCTGGCCAACTCCGGCGACGACCCGGCCCGGGTGATGCTGCTCGGCGGCACGCCGTTCACCGAGCCCGTCGTGATGTGGTGGAACTTCATCGGCCGCAGCCACGACGAGATCGCCGAGTTCCGGGCCGAGTGGGAAGCCGAGTCGGACCGGTTCGGCACCGTCGAGGGCTATCGCGGGCGTACTCAGCGGCTGCCCGCGCCACCGATGCCGTCGGTGCGTCTCAAGCCGCGGATGTCCCCGCCAGGTGACGGCGACCCCAGCGCGTGGGGGTAG
- a CDS encoding MFS transporter yields the protein MQSADGRPPAGRDEPAPGVLKKAIAASAIGNATEWFDYGIYAYGVTYISVAIFPGDAANATLLALMTFAVSFLVRPLGGFVWGPLGDRLGRKRVLAMTILLMAGATFCVALVPTYDMIGMWAPFLLVLLRMVQGFSTGGEYGGAATFMAEYSPNRRRGLLGSFLEFGTLGGFSAGALLMLGCSLALGDEQMQSWGWRLPFLVAAPLGIVGLYLRSRLEDTPVFRELEAQGQKEEHTSTQLRDLIAGYWRPILRLGGLVVALNVVNYTLLTYMPTYLETQIGLTADQSLIVPVIGMVSMMVFVPFVGLLSDRVGRKPLWWFSLIGLFIAGVPMFMLMGTGVAGALIGFAVLGLLYVPQLATISATFPAMFPTHVRYAGFAIAYNVSTSIFGGTAPAINDWLTNRTGDMLFPAYYMMGACVIGAIALIKVPETARCPIGGTVIPGTAEAPGPVAYAKTG from the coding sequence GTGCAATCCGCAGACGGCCGCCCACCGGCCGGCCGCGACGAACCAGCACCGGGAGTGCTGAAGAAGGCCATCGCCGCCTCGGCGATCGGCAATGCGACGGAGTGGTTCGACTACGGCATCTACGCCTACGGGGTCACCTACATCTCCGTGGCGATCTTTCCCGGCGATGCCGCCAACGCCACGCTGTTGGCCTTGATGACGTTCGCGGTCTCCTTCCTGGTCCGTCCCCTGGGCGGCTTCGTCTGGGGTCCATTGGGCGACCGGCTGGGTCGCAAGCGCGTGCTGGCGATGACGATCCTGCTGATGGCCGGTGCCACGTTCTGTGTGGCGCTGGTACCGACCTACGACATGATCGGGATGTGGGCGCCGTTCCTGCTGGTGCTGCTCCGGATGGTTCAGGGTTTCTCCACCGGCGGTGAGTACGGCGGCGCGGCGACCTTCATGGCCGAGTACTCGCCGAACCGGCGTAGGGGCCTGCTCGGCAGTTTCCTGGAATTCGGTACTTTGGGCGGGTTTTCGGCGGGCGCGTTGCTCATGTTGGGTTGCTCTCTGGCCCTGGGCGATGAGCAGATGCAGTCGTGGGGCTGGCGGTTGCCGTTCCTGGTCGCCGCGCCGCTCGGAATCGTCGGTCTCTACCTGCGGTCACGGCTGGAGGACACCCCCGTGTTCCGGGAGCTGGAAGCCCAGGGCCAGAAAGAGGAGCACACCTCGACCCAGTTGCGCGACCTGATCGCGGGCTACTGGCGTCCGATCCTGCGGCTCGGCGGCCTGGTCGTAGCGTTGAACGTGGTGAACTACACGCTGCTCACCTACATGCCGACGTATCTGGAGACCCAGATCGGGTTGACCGCGGACCAGTCCCTCATCGTGCCGGTCATCGGCATGGTGTCGATGATGGTCTTTGTTCCGTTCGTCGGGCTGCTCAGCGACCGGGTCGGACGAAAACCGTTGTGGTGGTTCTCGTTGATCGGCCTGTTCATCGCTGGTGTGCCGATGTTCATGCTGATGGGCACGGGCGTAGCCGGGGCGTTGATCGGCTTCGCGGTGCTGGGCTTGCTCTACGTTCCGCAGTTGGCGACGATCTCGGCGACCTTCCCTGCCATGTTCCCCACCCACGTGCGCTACGCGGGCTTCGCGATCGCCTACAACGTCTCGACGTCGATCTTCGGTGGGACGGCACCGGCCATCAACGACTGGCTGACCAACCGCACCGGCGACATGCTCTTCCCGGCCTACTACATGATGGGTGCCTGCGTCATCGGTGCCATAGCGCTGATCAAGGTCCCCGAGACCGCGCGGTGCCCGATCGGCGGCACCGTCATCCCGGGCACCGCCGAAGCGCCCGGGCCGGTTGCGTACGCGAAGACCGGCTAA
- a CDS encoding MOSC domain-containing protein, with protein MTHNDVSAGQVAVLRRYPVKSMLGEWCRSLDIGPMGVVGDRRYAVIDGESGRVATAKNPRLWRRLLECTATTSSGGVVVTLPGGDDVPVADAAGPLSRLLGRDVHIADERSAGAVLERPDPDDVLTRGLDAETEIVLLELAQGAPGGAFVDHSPVHLVATSTLDALGFDLAESVRYRPNIVVQTPDGTPPFVENDWVGARIRLGEVVLRATMPTPRCSVPTLEHGTLGRCPHSVRYPQEHNHVQAAGFGVLPCAGLYAEVVTGGTVTAGDSVQI; from the coding sequence ATGACGCACAACGATGTTTCGGCCGGACAGGTCGCGGTGCTGCGCCGATATCCGGTGAAGTCGATGTTGGGCGAGTGGTGCCGGTCGCTCGACATCGGGCCGATGGGAGTGGTCGGTGACCGGCGCTACGCGGTGATCGACGGTGAGTCCGGTCGGGTGGCCACCGCCAAGAATCCGCGGCTGTGGCGCCGGCTGCTCGAATGCACGGCCACCACGTCATCGGGCGGTGTCGTGGTCACCTTGCCCGGCGGTGACGACGTGCCCGTCGCCGATGCGGCCGGGCCGCTGTCGCGGCTCCTGGGCCGCGACGTCCACATCGCCGACGAGAGGTCCGCGGGCGCCGTCCTCGAGCGCCCCGACCCCGACGACGTCCTGACCCGGGGTTTGGACGCTGAGACCGAGATCGTGCTGCTCGAACTCGCCCAGGGCGCACCCGGGGGTGCCTTCGTCGATCATTCGCCGGTACATCTGGTCGCGACCTCGACCCTGGACGCACTCGGTTTCGACCTCGCCGAGTCGGTGCGCTACCGGCCCAACATCGTGGTCCAGACTCCTGACGGCACACCACCGTTCGTCGAGAATGACTGGGTCGGTGCCAGGATCCGCCTGGGTGAGGTGGTGTTGCGCGCGACGATGCCCACTCCGCGTTGCTCGGTGCCGACGCTCGAGCACGGCACCCTCGGCCGCTGCCCGCACTCCGTGCGGTACCCGCAGGAGCACAACCACGTGCAGGCAGCCGGCTTCGGCGTCCTGCCGTGCGCCGGCCTCTATGCCGAAGTCGTCACCGGCGGCACCGTGACAGCGGGCGATTCAGTGCAGATCTGA
- a CDS encoding tryptophan-rich sensory protein has product MNQTDAEQRSALTVLLPVAVALATTATLVVNYLANTLPINGQTTGEVTRRVDVYFVPAGYVFSIWSVIYAGLIAFSVYVFLALAKGRADSGAARAIAPWYLLTAAANCGWLFAWHHNAFPLSMLVMLVLLSTLIVIYRLQAARPATSTLELWTVHIPFRGYLGWISVATIANATITLDDAGWAGFGLSEPAWGAIMVVAAAGLGVLMALRHSDITFILVLVWALVGIAVRLSETTPVLVAALAGAAVLVAAVVVVALRRNRSEPAAARRRQS; this is encoded by the coding sequence GTGAACCAGACCGACGCTGAGCAACGCAGCGCCTTGACTGTGCTCCTACCGGTCGCGGTCGCGCTGGCCACGACCGCCACGCTGGTGGTGAACTATCTGGCCAACACCCTGCCGATCAACGGACAGACCACCGGCGAGGTGACCCGTCGCGTCGACGTGTACTTCGTCCCGGCCGGTTACGTGTTCTCCATCTGGAGCGTCATCTATGCCGGGCTGATCGCCTTCAGCGTCTACGTGTTCCTGGCGCTGGCCAAAGGCCGCGCCGACAGCGGAGCGGCCCGCGCCATCGCCCCGTGGTATCTGCTGACCGCGGCGGCCAACTGCGGATGGCTGTTCGCCTGGCATCACAACGCCTTCCCGCTGAGCATGCTCGTGATGCTGGTGTTACTGAGCACGCTGATCGTCATCTACCGCCTGCAAGCGGCGCGACCGGCCACGTCCACCCTCGAGCTGTGGACGGTGCATATCCCGTTCCGCGGCTATCTGGGGTGGATCTCGGTCGCCACCATCGCCAACGCCACCATCACGCTCGACGACGCCGGGTGGGCCGGTTTCGGGTTGTCCGAGCCGGCCTGGGGAGCGATCATGGTGGTGGCCGCCGCCGGGCTGGGCGTGCTGATGGCGTTGCGGCACAGCGATATCACGTTCATCCTGGTTCTCGTCTGGGCGCTGGTGGGTATTGCCGTTCGGCTGAGCGAGACGACGCCCGTCCTGGTTGCCGCGTTGGCCGGCGCTGCGGTATTGGTGGCGGCCGTGGTCGTGGTGGCATTGCGGCGCAACCGTTCCGAGCCCGCGGCGGCGCGCCGACGGCAGAGCTGA
- a CDS encoding SRPBCC domain-containing protein, translating into MPVTDVSHDLEALSLTITAEFAAPVQRIWQIYADPRQLEKIWGPPTYPATVVDHDFRPGGRVTYYMTGPQGDKHGGYWEITAVDEPTSFSFVDGFADADLRPDPNMPTGRSVFTFTEHNGGTRATYVSTYSSVEALQQVLDMGVVEGASSAINQIDDLITA; encoded by the coding sequence ATGCCTGTGACGGATGTCTCCCACGACCTCGAGGCCCTGAGCCTGACCATCACCGCGGAGTTCGCCGCGCCGGTGCAGCGCATCTGGCAGATTTACGCCGACCCGCGCCAACTCGAAAAGATCTGGGGGCCACCGACATATCCTGCGACCGTGGTGGATCATGATTTCCGCCCCGGTGGGCGGGTGACCTACTACATGACCGGACCGCAGGGCGACAAACACGGCGGCTACTGGGAGATCACCGCGGTGGACGAGCCGACAAGCTTCTCGTTCGTCGACGGGTTCGCCGACGCGGACCTCCGACCGGACCCGAACATGCCGACCGGTCGCAGTGTGTTCACCTTCACCGAACACAACGGCGGTACCCGCGCCACCTACGTCAGCACCTACTCGTCCGTCGAAGCGCTGCAGCAGGTCCTGGACATGGGTGTGGTCGAGGGGGCCAGCTCGGCGATCAACCAGATCGACGACCTGATCACCGCATGA